In Arachis stenosperma cultivar V10309 chromosome 1, arast.V10309.gnm1.PFL2, whole genome shotgun sequence, one DNA window encodes the following:
- the LOC130938364 gene encoding DDT domain-containing protein DDR4-like → MFQGSPPPPATVQRRSSSSPERNSLNHIAGDDHATAAAPDPPPPQTTRSNRPSRACVLRAASRLSGLFAAEPSPSIHRRKPKSGKKERRRAEEEEEEEEDEESPPLSPQQQQCAKIVTQLVEPPLSPSRMPRWNLRCMWELASVLNFLHLFRPLLNISLEFSAEEFETALLTPNDTLSDIHMPLLKAIPPIIRMALTRDTWITVLCRKLRDWWHWVADGDLPIVASHGTEIEVYKSLDPGVRLVILKALCDIRVEQEDIRNYIDNSLKHGVKLSTFRKERIGGDSHGISYWYEDDPVVGHRLYRETRKTEVIQMKKGKPRGSLVLSNTSYQWESVATNFDEFQDVSEKLFSSKNRTEISVGKKLKIDMLPEIEKVHKRKEKLLKKQQREALLLDNYMIADGLATGRSLRYRKPVTYTFDDYDKSINEAIKETKRKQPSPESMPKRELVAKPEAFSNGKWSGPSHSPQNLNFGWSSPKSPYSDDDEEDHITDPLDRTNRRRQRPKRYSDKEFLDPVSDNDADFDSDDDIVGEAVYDEEYLKKRKQRRKHSSSSEGDEEYQWDEDNVEEEEEEEEEEEEEDDDDDEDSLSISEDSDKPRKFKALRGRTTRDSKRRPVNDFQSGLRRSKRSTRNRVNYRQYEASESEQEFIKPEKSNTSADHSDPSENGEYMMESEDSDRNDDEDQEMKVEEQPATYPIVEENEQNAPPEKSSSPGQEEVESIGKHHFLDLNELAPSSGFDDGPNTIMKDEDNE, encoded by the exons ATGTTCCAGGGATCTCCCCCTCCTCCGGCAACCGTCCAACGCCGATCCTCGTCATCGCCGGAACGCAATTCCCTAAACCACATCGCCGGCGACGATCACGCCACCGCCGCCGCTCCCGATCCTCCTCCTCCGCAAACCACAAGGAGCAACCGCCCCTCTCGCGCGTGCGTCCTCCGCGCCGCTTCTCGCCTCTCAGGTCTCTTCGCCGCGGAGCCTTCACCGTCGATCCATCGGCGGAAGCCGAAGTCCGGGAAGAAAGAGCGCCGGCGggcggaggaggaggaggaggaagaagaagatgaggAGTCGCCGCCGCTGTCGCCACAGCAGCAGCAATGCGCGAAGATCGTGACGCAGCTCGTGGAACCGCCGCTGTCGCCGTCGAGGATGCCGCGGTGGAACCTCCGGTGCATGTGGGAGTTGGCTTCGGTGCTCAATTTTTTGCAT CTGTTTAGGCCACTTTTGAATATCTCACTTGAATTTTCTGCTGAAGAGTTCGAGACTGCACTTCTTACTCCCAATGACACTTTGAGTGATATACATATGCCTTTGCTTAAG GCAATCCCTCCTATTATACGCATGGCACTCACACGTGATACTTGGATAACTGTATTATGCAGAAAATTGAGAGATTGGTGGCATTGG GTTGCTGATGGGGATCTTCCAATTGTTGCGTCACATGG GACGGAAATTGAAGTATATAAATCGCTTGATCCAGGGGTTCGTCTTGTGATCTTAAAAGCATTATGTGACATTCGTGTTGAG CAAGAAGATATCCGGAATTATATTGACAACTCCCTCAAACATGGTGTTAAACTTTCAACATTTCGTAAAGAGCGAATTGGAGGTGATTCACATGGAATTTCTTATTG GTATGAAGATGACCCAGTTGTTGGTCACAGGCTGTATcgagaaacaagaaaaactgAAGTGATTCAAATGAAGAAAGGGAAACCAAGAGGTTCACTGGTTCTTTCTAATACATCATACCAGTGGGAATCTGTAGCTACCAATTTTGATGAATTTCAAGATGTTTCT GAGAAGCTTTTCTCAAGTAAAAACAGGACAGAGATCTCTGTGGGGAAAAAGCTAAAGATAGACATGCTTCCTGAAATTGAGAAAGTCCATAAG AGAAAGGAAAAGTTGCTGAAAAAGCAACAGAGAGAGGCCCTTCTTCTTGATAATTACATGATTGCTGATGGTCTTGCTACCGGACGTTCACTGCGTTATAGGAAGCCTGTTACCTACACTTTCG ATGATTATGATAAGTCCATAAATGAGGCAATCAAAGAAACCAA ACGGAAACAACCATCCCCAGAATCCATGCCCAAGAGAGAGTTGGTAGCAAAACCGGAAGCTTTTAGTAATGGTAAATGGAGTGGTCCTTCACATTCCCctcaaaatctgaattttgGTTGGTCATCTCCAAAATCACCTTactctgatgatgatgaggaagacCATATAACGGATCCACTTGATCGAAC AAATCGTCGAAGACAGAGACCGAAGCGGTATTCAGATAAAGAGTTCCTTGATCCTGTATCAGATAATGATGCTGACTTTGACAGCGATGATGATATTGTTGGAGAAGCTGTATATGATGAAGAGTATCTCAAGAAGCGTAAGCAGAGAAGGAAGCATTCTAGTAGCTCCGAAGGAGATGAAGAATATCAGTGGGATGAAGATAATGtcgaagaggaagaagaggaagaggaagaggaagaagaagaagatgatgatgacgaTGAAGATTCCTTGAGTATCAGTGAGGACAGTGACAAACCCCGCAAGTTCAAGGCATTGCGAGGCCGTACTACGAGGGATTCTAAACGCAGGCCTGTCAATGATTTTCAATCAGGTCTAAGGCGCAGTAAGAGGTCAACCCGAAACCGTGTAAATTACCGACAATACGAGGCGTCTGAATCAGAACAAGAGTTTATTAAACCTGAAAAGTCTAATACATCAGCTGATCACTCAGATCCCAGTGAGAATGGGGAATATATGATGGAAAGTGAAGATTCCGACCGGAATGATGATGAAGACCAGGAAATGAAAGTAGAAGAGCAGCCTGCTACTTACCCCATAGTTGAAGAGAATGAACAAAATGCACCTCCCGAAAAGTCAAGTAGTCCTGGTCAGGAGGAAGTTGAGAGCATCGGAAAGCACCATTTCCTTGATTTGAACGAGCTCGCCCCTAGCTCGGGTTTCGATGATGGTCCAAATACAATAATGAAAGATGAAGACAATGAATGA
- the LOC130962531 gene encoding AAA-ATPase ASD, mitochondrial-like isoform X1, translated as MMMMPFKMSEMMATMGSTLASFMFVWAIIRQYCPYEVRRFFEKYTERIMGYFYPYIRISFHEFLGDRLKRSEAYAAVEAYLSANTSKSAKRLKAEMGKDSTNLVLTMDEYERVTDDYEGAKVWWLSSKVASPPRSMSYYPEQEKRFYKLSFHMKYRDLITSSYLEHVMREGKEIRLRNRQRKLYTNSPGYKWPSYKQTMWSHIVFEHPATFETMAMDCEKKKEIIEDLVTFSKSKDFYARIGKAWKRGYLLYGPPGTGKSTMIAAMANLLGYDVYDLELTAVKDNTELRKLLIETTSKSIIVIEDIDCSLDLTGQRKKKGGDKLSDDESEKVSLELRKEGKEDGGCGSSKVTLSGLLNFIDGIWSACGGERLIVFTTNYVEKLDPALIRRGRMDKHIELSHCSFDGFKVLAKNYLKLETHPMFDTIRKLIGEVKITPADVAENLMPKSPMDDADKCLSCLIESLEEAAAAMKAEELRQSCAKKEDEELKHANDHINEDEGLKHTNHTKENGEVWEDLEPAQAKNQSL; from the exons ATGATGATGATGCCTTTCAAGATGAGTGAGATGATGGCAACAATGGGTTCAACCTTAGCAAGCTTCATGTTTGTTTGGGCAATCATACGCCAGTATTGTCCATATGAAGTTAGAAGGTTCTTTGAGAAATACACAGAGAGAATTATGGGCTATTTCTACCCTTATATAAGAATCTCCTTCCATGAATTCTTGGGTGATAGGCTCAAGAGAAGTGAGGCTTATGCTGCTGTTGAGGCATACCTCAGTGCCAACACATCAAAGAGTGCAAAGAGACTCAAAGCTGAGATGGGAAAAGATAGCACCAACTTGGTTCTCACCATGGACGA GTATGAGAGAGTCACTGATGATTATGAGGGTGCAAAAGTTTGGTGGTTATCTAGCAAGGTTGCGTCACCACCAAGGTCCATGTCATACTACCCTGAACAAGAGAAGAGGTTCTACAAGCTCAGCTTCCACATGAAGTATAGGGACTTGATCACAAGTTCGTATTTGGAACACGTTATGAGGGAAGGGAAGGAGATTCGGTTGAGGAATCGGCAGAGGAAGTTGTACACAAATAGCCCTGGATACAAGTGGCCAAGTTACAAGCAAACAATGTGGAGCCACATTGTGTTTGAGCACCCTGCAACCTTTGAGACAATGGCTATGGATtgtgagaagaagaaggagatcaTTGAGGATCTGGTTACTTTTAGCAAGAGCAAAGATTTTTATGCAAGGATTGGGAAAGCTTGGAAGAGGGGTTACCTCCTTTATGGCCCTCCTGGTACTGGAAAATCCACAATGATTGCAGCAATGGCGAATTTGTTAGGATATGATGTGTATGACTTGGAGCTTACAGCAGTTAAGGACAACACTGAGCTGAGGAAGCTCTTGATTGAGACGACGAGTAAGTCTATAATTGTTATTGAGGACATTGATTGCTCGCTTGATCTTACAgggcagaggaagaagaaaggtgGCGACAAGTTGTCGGATGATGAGAGTGAGAAGGTGAGCTTAGAACTTAGGAAAGAAGGGAAGGAAGATGGAGGCTGTGGCAGCAGCAAGGTGACGCTTTCGGGGCTATTGAATTTCATTGATGGGATATGGTCTGCTTGTGGTGGGGAGAGGTTGATTGTGTTCACTACTAACTATGTGGAGAAGCTTGACCCGGCGCTGATTCGAAGGGGCAGGATGGACAAGCACATAGAGTTGTCCCATTGCAGCTTTGATGGATTCAAAGTGCTTgccaagaattacttgaagctCGAAACTCATCCCATGTTCGACACCATTCGGAAGCTGATTGGGGAGGTCAAGATCACTCCAGCCGATGTTGCTGAGAACCTTATGCCTAAGTCTCCAATGGATGATGCAGACAAGTGTCTTTCTTGCTTGATTGAATCACTTGAGGAAGCTGCTGCTGCTATGAAAGCTGAGGAACTGAGGCAGAGCTGCGCGAAAAAGGAAGATGAGGAACTGAAGCATGCCAATGATCACATAAACGAAGATGAGGGACTAAAGCACACAAATCACACTAAGGAAAATGGTGAGGTATGGGAGGACTTAGAACCTGCTCAAGCAAAAAACCAAAGCCTATAG
- the LOC130962531 gene encoding AAA-ATPase ASD, mitochondrial-like isoform X2: MRIKGPLWYERVTDDYEGAKVWWLSSKVASPPRSMSYYPEQEKRFYKLSFHMKYRDLITSSYLEHVMREGKEIRLRNRQRKLYTNSPGYKWPSYKQTMWSHIVFEHPATFETMAMDCEKKKEIIEDLVTFSKSKDFYARIGKAWKRGYLLYGPPGTGKSTMIAAMANLLGYDVYDLELTAVKDNTELRKLLIETTSKSIIVIEDIDCSLDLTGQRKKKGGDKLSDDESEKVSLELRKEGKEDGGCGSSKVTLSGLLNFIDGIWSACGGERLIVFTTNYVEKLDPALIRRGRMDKHIELSHCSFDGFKVLAKNYLKLETHPMFDTIRKLIGEVKITPADVAENLMPKSPMDDADKCLSCLIESLEEAAAAMKAEELRQSCAKKEDEELKHANDHINEDEGLKHTNHTKENGEVWEDLEPAQAKNQSL; encoded by the exons ATGCGTATCAAAGGTCCTCTTTg GTATGAGAGAGTCACTGATGATTATGAGGGTGCAAAAGTTTGGTGGTTATCTAGCAAGGTTGCGTCACCACCAAGGTCCATGTCATACTACCCTGAACAAGAGAAGAGGTTCTACAAGCTCAGCTTCCACATGAAGTATAGGGACTTGATCACAAGTTCGTATTTGGAACACGTTATGAGGGAAGGGAAGGAGATTCGGTTGAGGAATCGGCAGAGGAAGTTGTACACAAATAGCCCTGGATACAAGTGGCCAAGTTACAAGCAAACAATGTGGAGCCACATTGTGTTTGAGCACCCTGCAACCTTTGAGACAATGGCTATGGATtgtgagaagaagaaggagatcaTTGAGGATCTGGTTACTTTTAGCAAGAGCAAAGATTTTTATGCAAGGATTGGGAAAGCTTGGAAGAGGGGTTACCTCCTTTATGGCCCTCCTGGTACTGGAAAATCCACAATGATTGCAGCAATGGCGAATTTGTTAGGATATGATGTGTATGACTTGGAGCTTACAGCAGTTAAGGACAACACTGAGCTGAGGAAGCTCTTGATTGAGACGACGAGTAAGTCTATAATTGTTATTGAGGACATTGATTGCTCGCTTGATCTTACAgggcagaggaagaagaaaggtgGCGACAAGTTGTCGGATGATGAGAGTGAGAAGGTGAGCTTAGAACTTAGGAAAGAAGGGAAGGAAGATGGAGGCTGTGGCAGCAGCAAGGTGACGCTTTCGGGGCTATTGAATTTCATTGATGGGATATGGTCTGCTTGTGGTGGGGAGAGGTTGATTGTGTTCACTACTAACTATGTGGAGAAGCTTGACCCGGCGCTGATTCGAAGGGGCAGGATGGACAAGCACATAGAGTTGTCCCATTGCAGCTTTGATGGATTCAAAGTGCTTgccaagaattacttgaagctCGAAACTCATCCCATGTTCGACACCATTCGGAAGCTGATTGGGGAGGTCAAGATCACTCCAGCCGATGTTGCTGAGAACCTTATGCCTAAGTCTCCAATGGATGATGCAGACAAGTGTCTTTCTTGCTTGATTGAATCACTTGAGGAAGCTGCTGCTGCTATGAAAGCTGAGGAACTGAGGCAGAGCTGCGCGAAAAAGGAAGATGAGGAACTGAAGCATGCCAATGATCACATAAACGAAGATGAGGGACTAAAGCACACAAATCACACTAAGGAAAATGGTGAGGTATGGGAGGACTTAGAACCTGCTCAAGCAAAAAACCAAAGCCTATAG